The following coding sequences are from one Triticum dicoccoides isolate Atlit2015 ecotype Zavitan chromosome 4A, WEW_v2.0, whole genome shotgun sequence window:
- the LOC119286660 gene encoding uncharacterized protein LOC119286660, translating to MQTRQKFARVDTQELKSRIAKKLGHQRAEHYFNSLKKFLSFKLNKDEFDKICLSVLGKENIKLHNFLIRSILSNASLSLGPPSKQTVTGNSQTSMVSNGPLGNGALPAKMGRSITSRDRKFADRPSPLGPHGKAPHGHGGEVSNSCDIPRSREQQSTLEFVSSGSKVLLEVVSVEDGEEVEQVRSSPVCVQSRSPIRAPLGIPLGIPKAHTPQPSTSYSYETCSNNEELPDTRSLWNVLQHRLQAQGLNVSLEFAHVLNSGLNSHLTRLLKSSLDVAKARGNGTRIPQANGRAGPSWNGGQNHGFPPESGQFYQASLQDVKVAVESNRQLLSCDHSKQHEKLSFRLMDQ from the coding sequence ATGCAGACTCGTCAGAAATTCGCTCGTGTGGACACCCAGGAGCTGAAATCCCGGATCGCCAAGAAGCTGGGCCATCAGCGGGCCGAGCACTACTTCAACAGCCTCAAGAAATTCCTGAGCTTTAAGCTCAACAAGGATGAGTTTGACAAGATTTGCTTGAGTGTGTTGGGCAAGGAAAATATCAAGCTTCATAATTTCCTCATTCGGTCAATCCTCAGCAATGCTTCCTTGTCCCTTGGACCGCCTAGTAAGCAGACGGTGACCGGTAACTCACAGACTAGCATGGTGTCCAATGGGCCACTGGGCAATGGCGCTCTGCCGGCGAAGATGGGGCGGTCTATCACTAGCAGGGATAGGAAGTTCGCTGATAGGCCAAGCCCCCTTGGTCCCCATGGGAAGGCGCCTCATGGTCATGGAGGCGAAGTGAGCAACTCCTGCGACATACCGAGATCTAGGGAGCAACAGAGTACCCTGGAGTTTGTTTCATCAGGGAGCAAGGTTCTGTTGGAAGTTGTCTCTGTAGAAGATGGGGAGGAGGTTGAGCAAGTGCGCAGTAGCCCAGTGTGTGTTCAAAGTCGGAGCCCCATCAGAGCTCCGTTGGGGATTCCGTTGGGGATTCCAAAGGCTCACACTCCTCAGCCTTCTACCTCTTACAGTTATGAaacatgctctaataatgaggaGTTGCCAGATACTCGGTCATTGTGGAATGTACTTCAGCACAGATTGCAAGCACAAGGCCTGAATGTATCCTTGGAGTTTGCTCATGTACTGAATTCTGGGTTGAACTCACATTTAACTCGCTTGCTCAAGTCTTCTTTGGATGTCGCTAAAGCAAGAGGAAATGGAACAAGGATACCTCAAGCAAATGGAAGAGCAGGTCCTTCATGGAATGGTGGACAGAACCATGGCTTTCCTCCAGAATCAGGCCAGTTCTACCAAGCTTCGTTACAAGATGTTAAGGTAGCAGTGGAGTCCAACCGTCAGTTATTGAGTTGTGACCATTCCAAGCAGCATGAGAAGCTTAGCTTTCGTCTTATGGACCAGTGA